Proteins found in one Brevibacillus brevis genomic segment:
- a CDS encoding DUF3471 domain-containing protein yields the protein MILVNLDGVSVRELVLGFLNSYFARPAEAPVYAYDPYEVTDEQLSLYEGRYSSQEWVSASIAKSEGKLFLEVDGLSFPLIPVQKDSFIFQKRDSIPWIEFFRDEDGQIARMSYGLRQLTRESTKSPD from the coding sequence GTGATTCTGGTCAATCTCGATGGCGTGAGCGTCCGAGAGTTGGTCCTCGGCTTTTTGAACAGTTATTTTGCAAGGCCCGCTGAAGCCCCGGTTTATGCCTATGATCCATACGAGGTCACAGATGAGCAGTTATCATTGTACGAGGGTCGCTACTCTTCGCAGGAATGGGTAAGCGCATCGATTGCCAAAAGCGAAGGGAAGCTATTCCTGGAGGTGGATGGTCTCTCGTTTCCGCTGATCCCGGTACAAAAAGACAGCTTCATTTTCCAAAAAAGAGACTCCATCCCCTGGATTGAATTTTTCCGGGATGAAGACGGGCAAATAGCGAGGATGAGCTACGGATTGCGTCAATTGACGAGGGAATCGACAAAATCACCAGACTAA